The Pollutimonas sp. M17 sequence CGCCGCCTCAAGCCCTTCGAACTGGTCACTTAGATACAGGGGGCGTCTTGAGCGGGCGCAGCGCTGAGCCGCGCGACGCTAGTTATCGCGGGACAGCGCGCGGCCTATATCGGCTTTCAGGTCTTCGATGTGTTCCACGCCCACCGACATGCGCACGAAATTGGCTTCGATGCCGGCCGATTCCATTTGCGCCTCCGTCATGGTTCCGGCCCACATGGCGGCGGTGTGCACCGCCAGCGTCTCCACGCCGCCCAGGCTGACCGCATGGGTGGCGAGCCTCAGCGAAGCAACGAAGCGGCTGGTGGCATCGAATCCGCCTTTTATTGAAAAGGCGATGACGGCGCCGTAGCCTTTCATCTGACGGGCCGCCAGCTCGTGCTGGGGGTGGCTGGCCAGCCCGGGGTAGTACACGCGCTCGATCTGCGGCTGCGCTTCCAGCCATTGGGCCAGGGCCAGCGCATTGGAATTGATGCGCTCCATGCGCAGCGGTAGGGTGCGCAGGCCGCGCAGCAGCAGCCAGGCGTCCATGGGCGACAGCACCGAGCCCAGGGTGGTGTGCATGCCCCAGATCTTCTCGGCATATTCCCGGCTGCAGCATACGGCGCCGGCCGTGATGTCGTGGTGTCCGCCGAAATACTTGGTGGCGCTGTGAACGACGATGTCTATGCCCAGGGCATGGGGCTTCTGGTTCAGGGGCGAGGCGAAGGTGTTGTCGGCGATGGTGATGATGCCCTTGGGTCCGGCCAGCGCGGCAACCGCTTCCAGGTCGGTCAACGACAGGGTGGGGTTGACCGGCGTTTCCAGCATGATCAGGCGGGTCTCGGGCCGGATGGCTGCGCCGAGCGCCGCCAGGTCGGTCTGGTCGACGATGGTGGATTCGACGCCGAATCGCGGCAGGACCTCTTCGAACAGCTTCGACGTGCTCATGTAATGGCGGCGCTGCGCGATGACATGGTCGCCGCGCGCAACCAGCGCCAGTATCGTGGTGCTGATGGCGCCCATGCCCGATGCCATCAGCAGAGCGGTTTCCGTGCCCTCCAGTTCGGCCAGTATGGCCTCGACCCGCTTGTGCACCGGGTTGCCGTAGCGGGTATAGAAGCCGGGATGGCGCGGCGTGTTGGCCATGTCGGCGAACTGCGCGGCATCGTCGGCCCGGAAAGTGGCGCTGTAATGGATGGGTGGCACGACTGACGAATCCGCCGTCAAGCCCGAATCGCCATGCAGGACGGTGGTCTCGTCGCGCCAGTTTTCCATTTCGCCGGCCGATGCGGCTTGCGCTGTGTCTTTCATTGCTGTGCTCCTGAGGAATCGGCCGGTGATGGGCGGGCGGGTTGGACGCCATCCAGGCGGCGTGACGGTCCATGGCCGCGGCCAGGGTAGCTCAAAGCCACCATGATACGCCTGCCCTCGCCCCACGCAGGGGGACGAAGCCCCGGCTCCTGCAAGCCGGCGGGTGAAACGGGAGCCTAGGGAAAACTATAGGCGCCCCGCACTTGAATTAATCTTCGAATTCTCCATAATTATG is a genomic window containing:
- a CDS encoding trans-sulfuration enzyme family protein, encoding MKDTAQAASAGEMENWRDETTVLHGDSGLTADSSVVPPIHYSATFRADDAAQFADMANTPRHPGFYTRYGNPVHKRVEAILAELEGTETALLMASGMGAISTTILALVARGDHVIAQRRHYMSTSKLFEEVLPRFGVESTIVDQTDLAALGAAIRPETRLIMLETPVNPTLSLTDLEAVAALAGPKGIITIADNTFASPLNQKPHALGIDIVVHSATKYFGGHHDITAGAVCCSREYAEKIWGMHTTLGSVLSPMDAWLLLRGLRTLPLRMERINSNALALAQWLEAQPQIERVYYPGLASHPQHELAARQMKGYGAVIAFSIKGGFDATSRFVASLRLATHAVSLGGVETLAVHTAAMWAGTMTEAQMESAGIEANFVRMSVGVEHIEDLKADIGRALSRDN